A genome region from Musa acuminata AAA Group cultivar baxijiao chromosome BXJ3-5, Cavendish_Baxijiao_AAA, whole genome shotgun sequence includes the following:
- the LOC135638105 gene encoding uncharacterized protein LOC135638105 isoform X1, with protein MANAVPILSENPGTSKRKRSHVHPPEPQEQDGGGGGGEASAELRKKKKITDQRGAWANLDLILSLQIKDIPIQRKIEIAFDYVSLIGDGDDQGAEVVGIPRLVSFLIDWIQLHLISFESSKRNAEFCDSCLDYRCWAVLRFCLQKPSVGVSSNLLRAVTRVLHHALLLFDGDSSLLKEESDRLFKHVFECLSLLLLANSRAFYNAGVELWVSCAAEAVSLVRKVFMNDELGSSSGGVLTSLSSLLLEDFVGFLRFHPNPRNVFGAFVDRLLEPLLELLVLLQLRVNEGKCQEAHNLLRIVKEVLSIGVFHPAHINGLLCLKSSNAEEGRRLKGINESYHRHFFRRLEKMIAEKKAVSLGGFGYLLCLFINEVRSKKNASLASKVNNASGRHTEIPEKAEETSKPLFGVFTQFLEPLVLECKRCAELDLSQDKELLEIRLVEGHCMLKSVNETLTIFIDEKIYMPTEDTSEESYFNFLKHIYDIIVYISGKIYLFWLSVLHVDNVRIKRILPLLAKEIFVSVGYFLEIEYKAVGNDLVELWLMIFAYLNVQMPLADTKPCSLLVSGILKLSCQVINIYGELRQVNSPIFALCRAVRLFAVASDAESTGKSVFVASSPLSAEICLKSMTALLMSDSFRLAISNSIKSIPERQANGCILQLNTDITNSLEWIKHGSVRNGIFLGETSTLNSCMLHLGMQAELLGKVLSEIYTIVLDSLMITSTNSVLVGNSVDNLMKSIRPSFSCLVQNPLDGVSSSIHYISGRKLSNHELPEHQNESQSIPISISWFFVFLFRMYTSCRSLYRQSISLMPPNSAKKASEAIGNIFYVCSGIEWRNNWKSLDDGYFSWIVRPSISLLDVIQSLSDVFFSNSSPVYAPLVYVFHAMAIQRLNDLDRMLKAYEFLQEDSQLSQVPLENLDMQKLSKQLNRLIATSRKEAVKVTKFLSGYLPLLASEGKCICSQSFKTGEVKSLPPDEGTLDENSLPSQIWRFLCQNINIWCSHASNKYLKMFLSHLLLYSLPCGGPVREPCIGETLCNKVDMHQIALELISDSALYEQAVLSKHLTSKLCQVLKKSFTFLINHDSTSCKDMYSLSEWSEILTTLIQGPAVDMGGRHALPTSLSASNLVHSDISCTIPSGRQSGLSFHMQLKVCEDLLYLFCKMPGVHVTATSFVDYATYILNLERLVISNLLTSRESLVNGDNLFELWRLFISCRRAMKHLVVASVENAEIPEASYLLTVFNHSTILWLLKTADELVGLPHAFFGEKYFSQMKTMTFSLVDHTSYIFLTVGKQLMSTALQSIINNEKLHMKLPLHYDKTRKDAYNVIDQHIVTSENVEPWKYLELLAEILADQIRNSTVILKDMGHALKEEIDHNILSLNKLSCVISCLQGFLWGLASTSDSIGIDHVTDKQQSQSLRFNHSCLSRLSNYIVLFENFVYSCISIFIVDDGQDSETHPTHNLPYNNSLYRNVLIESASGCSHHHEPFSVGEQGARSKCSACYRIDIKDSSDDEHTKNSSVKKERSSDSHKKWVINAFRAVQNVDLSNLQNLRGSFLQNLLEGESPHLAFMVRQLFLASAAILKLKCTLLFSNSLKPHGNFYYLSSKSMGLLVQTSHIILQGIAEMVGRPNPFTFVWVDGPLKYLEVVGNYISLSDPTLTKDVYAQLLDIHLRVIGKCISLQGKSATLSSHETGSNTKMLQRETHVSVHKKQSLVGEYSINEFKSQLRLSFRKFIGRPVKLQLRTAVQAIERALIGTPQGCHMVYEVRTGNFDGGTVSPNVAGGIDCLDMVLEYVSEQKQVIKENISSLLGCLFNIVLHLQQPKIFYIEKLPYNKTEINPDSGSVVLMCVEVLTTIAGKHSFQMDTCHASQCLQIPMVLFRDFSHLKDSHDCSLSTSIPEAGPFHDVHDSNVDRQFSIDLYTSCCKLLYTTLKHRTRKVEQCVAVLQDSVITLLNCLENFDTNSHSRKGYFTWDVQEAVKCASFLRRIYEEIRQQKDALGRHSIYFLSSYINVYSGYGPFQTGIKREIDEALRPGIYSLIDICTASDIQQLHTVLDESSCRSTLSTLLHDYQLDFQYEGKV; from the exons ATGGCGAACGCCGTCCCGATCCTCTCAGAAAACCCTGGCACCAGTAAGCGGAAACGGTCTCACGTCCATCCCCCAGAACCCCAGGAgcaagatggaggaggaggaggaggagaagcgagTGCCGAGctcagaaagaagaagaagataacagATCAGAGAGGAGCCTGGGCGAATCTCGATCTCATCCTTTCCCTCCAGATTAAAGATATCCCTATTCAAAG GAAGATCGAGATTGCTTTTGATTACGTGAGCTTGATTGGTGATGGTGATGATCAAGGCGCGGAGGTCGTTGGGATCCCCCGTCTTGTGTCCTTTCTGATTGATTGGATTCAGCTCCATTTGATCTCTTTTGAGAGTAGTAAACGAAACGCGGAATTTTGTGACTCATGTTTGGATTACAGATGTTGGGCTGTTCTCAGATTCTGCTTACAGAAGCCGTCCGTTGGCGTTTCCTCGAATCTACTGCGAGCCGTTACCCGTGTCTTGCACCATGCGTTGCTTCTGTTTGATGGTGATAGCTCATTGCTCAAGGAAGAGTCTGATAGGTTATTCAAGCATGTTTTTGAGTGCCTTTCTTTGCTTCTTTTAGCCAATTCCAGAGCTTTCTACAATGCTGGTGTTGAACTCTGGGTTTCATGTGCTGCTGAGGCTGTTAGCCTTGTTCGTAAGGTTTTCATGAATGATGAGCTTGGTTCTTCCAGTGGTGGAGTCTTGACAAGTCTTTCAAGTCTTCTTCTTGAGGACTTTGTTGGTTTTCTAAGGTTTCACCCGAATCCTAGAAATGTCTTTGGTGCTTTTGTGGATAGGTTGCTCGAGCCATTGCTTGAATTGCTAGTTTTATTGCAGTTACGAGTGAATGAAGGGAAATGCCAAGAAGCGCATAACCTGTTGAGGATTGTCAAAGAAGTTTTGTCTATTGGGGTATTTCATCCAGCACATATTAACGGGCTTTTATGCTTGAAGAGTTCAAATGCAGAGGAGGGCAGACGATTGAAGGGCATTAATGAGAGCTATCACAGACACTTTTTTCGGAGATTAGAGAAGATGATTGCAGAGAAGAAGGCAGTTTCACTTGGTGGCTTTGGGTACCTTCTTTGTTTGTTCATCAATGAAGTTAGGAGTAAAAAAAATGCTAGTTTGGCATCAAAAGTCAACAATGCTTCAGGAAGGCATACTGAGATTCCTGAAAAAGCTGAAGAAACTAGCAAACCACTATTTGGAGTATTCACACAGTTCTTAGAGCCTCTAGTGCTTGAGTGTAAAAGGTGCGCAGAGCTTGACCTCTCACAGGATAAAGAGCTCCTAGAAATCAGGTTGGTGGAGGGTCATTGCATGCTCAAGTCCGTGAATGAGACTCTTACAATTTTTATTGATGAGAAGATATATATGCCCACAGAAGACACATCTGAAGAGTCTTATTTTAACTTTTTGAAACACATCTATGACATAATTGTTTATATTTCTGGGAAAATTTATCTATTTTGGTTGTCAGTGTTACACGTGGACAATGTAAGAATTAAAAGAATCTTGCCTCTACTTGCAAAGGAGATTTTTGTTTCAGTTGGATATTTTTTGGAAATCGAGTATAAGGCTGTTGGGAATGACCTAGTGGAACTATGGTTAATGATATTCGCGTACTTGAATGTTCAGATGCCTTTGGCTGATACAAAGCCATGTTCTTTGTTAGTTTCTGGGATTTTGAAACTCAGTTGTCAAGTAATTAACATATATGGTGAGCTTCGACAG gttaatagtcccatttttgcACTCTGTAGAGCTGTGAGACTCTTTGCAGTTGCTAGTGATGCTGAATCAACTGGTAAATCTGTGTTCGTTGCTTCTTCACCTCTGTCTGCGGAGATATGTTTAAAATCAATGACAGCCCTATTAATGTCAGACTCATTTCGACTTGCGATTTCTAATTCTATCAAGTCAATACCAGAACGACAAGCTAATGGATGTATACTGCAGCTGAATACAGATATTACAAATTCACTAGAATGGATCAAACATGGTTCTGTACGTAATGGTATATTTTTAGGTGAAACAAGTACCTTAAATAGCTGCATGTTGCATTTAGGTATGCAAGCAGAACTTTTGGGAAAAGTTCTATCTGAGATATACACGATTGTACTGGATTCACTAATGATTACATCAACAAACAGTGTTCTAGTAGGAAATTCTGTTGATAATTTAATGAAATCAATAAGGCCAAGCTTCAGTTGTTTGGTTCAAAATCCATTGGATGGTGTCAGTAGTTCTATTCACTATATTTCAGGGCGAAAATTGTCTAACCATGAGTTACCTGAACACCAAAACGAGTCACAGAGCATACCAATTAGCATCTCCTGGTTTTTTGTGTTCCTTTTTCGTATGTACACGTCCTGTAGAAGTTTATACCGGCAATCAATTAGCCTAATGCCACCTAATTCAGCAAAAAAGGCATCAGAAGCCATTGGGAACATATTTTATGTATGTAGTGGAATAGAATGGAGGAATAATTGGAAGTCTCTGGATGATGGTTATTTCTCCTGGATAGTTAGACCTTCCATTTCCCTCCTGGATGTTATTCAATCTCTATCTgatgtttttttttcaaacagtTCCCCAGTTTATGCTCCTCTTGTTTATGTATTTCATGCCATGGCCATACAAAGGCTTAATGATTTGGATAGGATGCTTAAAGCATATGAATTCTTGCAAGAGGACTCACAATTAAGCCAAGTGCCACTTGAGAATCTTGATATGCAAAAATTAAGCAAGCAACTGAATCGGCTCATTGCTACGTCCAGGAAGGAGGCAGTAAAAGTAACCAAATTCTTAAGTGGTTATCTGCCATTGTTGGCTTCAGAGGGAAAATGTATATGCAGCCAGAGCTTTAAAACTGGTGAGGTAAAAAGTTTGCCTCCAGATGAAGGCACCTTGGATGAGAATTCTTTGCCTTCTCAAATTTGGAGGTTTCTCTGCCAGAATATTAATATTTGGTGCTCTCATGCTTCTAACAAGtatctgaagatgtttttatctCATTTGCTACTGTATTCATTGCCTTGCGGAGGTCCTGTTAGGGAGCCATGCATAGGTGAAACTTTATGCAACAAAGTTGATATGCACCAAATTGCATTGGAGCTCATCAGCGACAGTGCTCTATATGAACAAGCT GTTCTGTCCAAGCATTTAACATCAAAGTTATGCCAAGTTCTGAAGAAATCATTCACTTTTCTGATAAATCATGATAGCACAAGCTGTAAGGATATGTATTCATTATCAGAATGGTCGGAGATCTTGACCACATTAATTCAAGGGCCAGCAGTTGATATGGGTGGCAGACATGCTTTACCTACTTCACTGTCAGCATCTAATTTGGTCCATTCAGACATCTCTTGTACAATACCTTCTGGGAGGCAATCAGGTCTTTCGTTCCATATGCAACTCAAAGTTTGTGAAGATTTACTATATCTATTCTGTAAGATGCCCGGAGTTCATGTAACTGCTACTTCTTTTGTAGATTATGCAACATATATACTGAATCTTGAAAG GTTAGTCATATCAAACTTATTGACAAGTCGTGAATCTTTGGTCAATGGCGATAACCTCTTTGAGCTTTGGAGATTGTTTATTTCATGTCGACGGGCCATGAAACATCTTGTGGTAGCATCTGTTGAAAATGCAGAAATCCCAGAGGCCTCATATTTGTTGACTGTATTTAATCATTCAACTATCTTGTGGTTATTGAAGACAGCTGATGAATTGGTTGGACTGCCACATGCATTTTTTGGAGAGAAGTATTTCAGTCAGATGAAAACTATGACATTTTCCTTGGTGGATCACACATCCTATATATTTTTGACAGTAGGCAAACAACTGATGAGTACTGCATTACAATCTATAATAAATAATGAGAAGCTTCATATGAAGCTCCCTTTACATTATGACAAAACTAGAAAAGATGCTTATAATGTAATTGATCAGCACATTGTAACTTCAGAAAATGTTGAACCCTGGAAATATTTGGAACTTTTGGCTGAGATACTGGCAGATCAGATAAGAAATTCAACTGTTATATTGAAGGATATGGGACATGCACTCAAAGAAGAaattgatcataacattttgagCCTCAATAAATTATCGTGTGTTATATCTTGCCTACAAGGGTTTCTATGGGGCCTGGCATCTACGTCAGATAGCATAGGTATTGACCACGTTACTGACAAACAACAATCACAATCACTGAGGTTCAACCATTCCTGTCTTTCTAGATTGAGCAATTATATTGTTCTATTTGAGAATTTTGTTTATTCGTGTATTAGTATATTTATTGTTGATGATGGACAAGACAGTGAAACCCATCCTACACATAATCTCCCATACAATAATAGTTTGTATAGAAATGTACTCATCGAAAGTGCTTCTGGATGTTCACATCATCATGAGCCATTTTCTGTTGGAGAGCAAGGAGCAAGATCCAAATGCTCGGCTTGTTATAGGATTGACATCAAAGACTCGTCAGATGATGAACACACTAAGAATTCCAGTGTAAAGAAGGAAAGATCATCAGATAGCCACAAGAAGTGGGTAATTAATGCTTTTAGAGCAGTTCAGAATGTTGATTTGTCTAATCTGCAGAATTTGAGAGGGTCTTTCTTACAAAATTTATTAGAGGGTGAAAGTCCCCATTTAGCATTCATGGTTAGACAACTATTTTTGGCTTCTGCAGCTATCCTTAAGCTAAAGTGTACGCTTTTATTTTCCAACAGTCTGAAACCACATGGCAATTTTTATTACTTGTCATCAAAGTCGATGGGTCTTCTTGTTCAAACTTCTCATATTATTCTACAGGGAATAGCAGAAATGGTTGGCAGACCAAATCCATTTACCTTTGTTTGGGTAGATGGTCCATTGAAATATCTTGAAGTTGTTGGGAATTACATCAGCTTGTCTGATCCTACCTTGACAAAAGATGTGTATGCACAGTTACTAGACATTCATTTGAGAGTAATAGGGAAATGCATTTCTCTACAAGGAAAGTCTGCAACTCTTTCATCTCATGAGACAGGATCAAATACAAAAatgctccagagagaaactcatgTGAGTGTTCATAAGAAGCAATCACTTGTTGGAGAATACAGCATCAATGAATTCAAAAGTCAACTTCGGTTGTCATTCAGAAAATTCATTGGAAGACCGGTGAAATTGCAGTTGAGGACAGCTGTGCAAGCAATAGAGAGGGCCCTGATTGGAACACCGCAAGGTTGCCATATGGTGTATGAAGTAAGAACTGGAAATTTTGATGGAGGGACAGTCTCCCCAAATGTGGCAGGTGGGATTGACTGCTTGGATATGGTTCTTGAATATGTTTCAG AACAAAAGCAAGTCATAAAGGAAAATATCTCAAGTTTATTGGGTTGTTTATTCAATATAGTTTTGCACCTCCAGCAGCCAAAAATATTTTACATAGAGAAGTTACCTTATAACAAAACTGAGATTAATCCAGATTCCGGTTCAGTTGTTCTTATGTGTGTTGAGGTTCTTACAACAATTGCTGGGAAGCATTCATTTCAAATGGACACATGCCATGCTAGCCAGTGTTTGCAGATACCAATGGTACTTTTCAGGGACTTCAGTCACCTCAAAGATTCTCATGACTGTTCATTATCTACTAGTATTCCAGAGGCAGGACCCTTCCATGATGTTCATGATTCTAATGTTGATCGTCAGTTCTCTATCGATTTATACACTTCATGCTGCAAACTTTTATACACAACTCTTAAGCACCGGACACG